In the Populus trichocarpa isolate Nisqually-1 chromosome 1, P.trichocarpa_v4.1, whole genome shotgun sequence genome, TCATAGATGGCCTAGAATTTCCTTTTCAGacatgagttgtttttttttaaataaattaaaatcaactatattaattagatttagCTAGAGTACATgaccaattaattaaattaaactaatagcTAATAtccactctatttttttttcttttataatacaCACCCACCTGAACattactatttaatttatttaaatcaatagcCTAACAGATTATTTTGAGGCAGCTCATCGTTCTTCATTGTTACAAAATGACCGAtccttataaataaattttaaaaattttaattttttttatatatttaaataaaaaatactttaaagcTTATAATATACACTTGTCGACCATCCACATTTTTATCATGAGTGCCAACACTGCCAAGGCAGGTTCCCCTCTATAATTACATGAAACATATACATCGAACTACTCCAAGTCCATCAGGCTCCTTGGCCACATGTCAGTCATCCAACGATCAGTACCTTTCTAATAGCTCGATCTTTAACAGTCATATATATAATGACCATAACAGGGACACCATGCCATTAGTATCATTCTTGAAAATTCTTTGAAATACTTGTCATTTCTATGGCTTTTTTCTGTTTCCTGGTGGACCAAACAAGGAAGGTCAGGAGCTTCAAGCCGGTAGCCGGGTCATGTTCAAGATGCGGCGGTGGTGCCAGTGTGGCTAACATGAGAACTTCAACAAGATTTTGTTATGTTCCATTTTACTGGAAATCTTGGAGAGCTATCATCTGTACGTTTTGTGGAGCCATTCTCAAATCTTATAGATAAGTTTTGGAGCACATAAATATCTATGATCACTCCACTCGATCTAATCTTACAGTCAACCTTCTTCTCTTTCCGACTCCATGGCGTATATTTCTTGAAAGAGAGCTTGGGTAAAGGGGTAAAATATAGCTCTCTCAtgtctgagagagagagagatggaggaGATGTTCGCGAGTAATTGATATTGCTCCTGTAAGTCTAATAATTTCTGATGTTAGAGAATAAGGAGTGCTAACTAGAGATCTTTTGTGGAGCTAGCAGCAGCTGGTTTGGTAGGTCTGCGAATTCTGCACAGTTCATTAATGAACTCATGGAAAGGAATATTTATGTAACTAGCATAAGGAATAGATTGATCAGTcatgaataatatattaaaattacttgtttttcattcatcGCAAGTAATTCTAACTCTTTACCACTCTTGATTGTTTCCTCAAATTTGAACCACGTCCTGCTTGAGACAGACCTGCTCCTTGTTCTTGATTAAAATAGTTATCGGCCAATTTTTAGGCGTCGGAAAACAAGAGGGATAATACTTTCAAGCTTGATGGCTGATGGCAACCACAGTTTCATTACCGAGCTCGAGCCGGCCCATTAATGTACATTACCAAGTAAGTTAAGTGTTTATCGTGcgaaaaatattgtatatttttttgtggaCATCAAAGCTGTTGTTGAGCTGTGCTACTAGGATTCAATGATGATGGTCCTGTTGTCAACAGAGATTGGTCCTACAGCCAGCGGTAGCTATCAAATGGTTTAGCAGGATTCATCAACATTAGGTTCTGCCCAAGCAAAAcccaattctttaattttttttcccaattctttaattttttttcttttttcttatttttttcatatcatatacgttatatatttgtattatatcAGAGAAGTTTTTACCAATTAAATCCATTACAAAacaattcataaatattataatataatattattctaGGCAATATTATCAGGATATAGGTTCTGGCTGCGTAGCCAGATCTAATAATAATGAGTCATGCTGCCTAGCAGAATCCAATACTGTCAAGTCATGTTGCCCAACATTGAGCCCTGCTGCCATAACGATCCAATAAAGTTGGGCACTACTGCCTTGCAAGATCTAGTAGCGCTGGCCAAGTctgtttcattcaaaatttaGGCTTGTAATTTGCTCGAAGTAAACTGGTTGACCCGCCAAGCAATACTCGGTTGACCCGGCAAAAACCTAGTAgagacctttttttatatatatgtttttcctCCTACCCAAAACCCctatttcttcatatttttcaattggtTATTAACTCATTTCAaaatttactatatatatactagaagaatgttttatttttttaatgtaagatttgaagccttttagtatatatactttatgttcataagaaaaaaagttatgttttcaACATGTAAAGTCTCTCTCTACATggattctttcttaattttttcatataaaataatatacacatcaaatattttgtttcaatttttttgggtgACCCGGGGCCTTGGACGGGTTTGTTTCATTCAAAATTCGGGTTTGCCATTGACCTGGAATAAATCAATCGACCCGCCAGGTCAACCCAAAACTCGAGTGAACTGGCAAAAACCCGGTAGAGTCCTTTTGTGAAACCcctgaaaatttataatttaaatatgtagaTGTGTAAACGTAAGACTGAAAGTGGTAATATTTCAATGAGTGATGGAAACCAAGattagaaataatagataaataatgatatataatggaAGAGATGACcttcataaaatgaattttggtttagaattcaTAAGGACAGAGAAACTGG is a window encoding:
- the LOC18095636 gene encoding uncharacterized protein LOC18095636 gives rise to the protein MAFFCFLVDQTRKVRSFKPVAGSCSRCGGGASVANMRTSTRFCYVPFYWKSWRAIICTFCGAILKSYR